In the genome of Desulfovibrio desulfuricans, one region contains:
- a CDS encoding proton-conducting transporter membrane subunit: MLTALLFIPLCAGCMMLLWGRAVICRVGLPLTALAHTVIAVMTAARVARGETPSELDGLLAPDALGVLFLLLASLLFLAASFYAMHYLREEERIGVHTNILDHGRFTNAPERRFTACLCFFLGAMTLVTITPHMGAQWVGIEGTTLASAQLIYFHRHKRSLEATWKYLIICSVGIALALLGNILLAVAFHGAEGTMGAADGMDQVGWFVRNAQLAEPTWLKAAFVFLLVGYGTKMGLAPLHNWLPDAHSQAPSLVSALLSGALLNCAMLGMLRGHQIMLAAGLGDLSGGMLMFFGLLSLMTAAIFIVGQGHYKRMLAYSSVEHMGILALGIGVGGVAVPGAMLHAVCHSLTKCMLFLLSGNILARYHTYSSYDVHGMRWTMPATAALWTAGFLAVAGSPPFGLFVSELLIFKGMLAAGLPWLSAGYLVLLAIIFVGLSVSVLRMVQGNRPVDLPPSNTEPALSVLPPLALGLAVLTLGLWIPDWLWNFLTRAAALIGA; this comes from the coding sequence ATGCTGACAGCTCTTCTTTTTATCCCCCTCTGCGCCGGCTGCATGATGCTGCTGTGGGGCCGCGCCGTGATCTGCCGCGTGGGCCTGCCCCTGACGGCGCTGGCGCACACCGTCATTGCCGTCATGACCGCCGCGCGGGTCGCCAGAGGCGAAACCCCGTCGGAACTTGACGGTTTGCTGGCCCCGGACGCGCTGGGGGTGCTTTTTTTGCTGCTGGCCAGCCTGCTGTTTCTGGCCGCGTCCTTTTATGCCATGCACTACCTGCGCGAAGAAGAACGCATCGGCGTGCATACCAATATTCTCGACCACGGACGCTTCACCAATGCGCCGGAGCGTCGCTTTACCGCCTGCCTGTGCTTTTTTCTCGGAGCCATGACGCTGGTCACCATTACGCCGCACATGGGCGCGCAATGGGTGGGCATTGAAGGCACCACGCTTGCCAGCGCACAGCTTATTTATTTTCACCGTCACAAGCGCTCGCTTGAGGCCACCTGGAAATATCTGATCATCTGCTCGGTGGGCATTGCGCTTGCGCTGCTGGGCAATATTCTGCTCGCGGTCGCCTTTCACGGAGCGGAGGGCACAATGGGCGCGGCAGACGGCATGGACCAGGTAGGCTGGTTTGTACGCAACGCGCAGCTGGCCGAGCCCACGTGGCTCAAGGCGGCCTTTGTGTTTCTGCTGGTGGGCTATGGCACCAAGATGGGCCTTGCCCCCCTGCACAACTGGCTGCCCGACGCCCACAGTCAGGCTCCGTCGCTGGTTTCGGCCCTGCTTTCGGGGGCGCTGCTCAACTGCGCCATGCTCGGCATGCTGCGCGGCCACCAGATAATGCTGGCCGCCGGTCTGGGCGATCTTTCGGGCGGCATGCTCATGTTTTTTGGTCTGCTGTCGCTCATGACCGCCGCCATCTTTATCGTGGGTCAGGGGCACTACAAGCGCATGCTGGCCTATTCGAGCGTCGAGCACATGGGCATTCTGGCCCTTGGCATCGGCGTGGGCGGCGTGGCCGTGCCCGGCGCGATGCTGCACGCGGTCTGCCATTCGCTCACCAAGTGCATGCTGTTTTTGCTTTCGGGCAATATTTTGGCCCGCTACCACACGTATTCCAGCTACGACGTGCACGGCATGCGCTGGACCATGCCCGCCACGGCGGCGCTGTGGACTGCGGGCTTTCTGGCTGTGGCGGGTTCGCCGCCGTTCGGGCTTTTTGTCAGCGAACTGCTGATTTTCAAGGGCATGCTGGCTGCGGGGCTGCCGTGGCTTTCCGCAGGGTATCTGGTATTGCTGGCCATCATCTTTGTGGGGCTTTCCGTCTCTGTGCTGCGCATGGTGCAGGGCAACCGGCCCGTGGATCTGCCGCCGTCAAACACCGAACCGGCTTTGAGCGTGCTGCCGCCGCTGGCTCTGGGGCTTGCCGTGCTGACCCTGGGGCTGTGGATACCAGACTGGCTGTGGAATTTTCTTACCCGCGCCGCCGCGCTTATCGGCGCATAA
- a CDS encoding hydrogenase-4 component E — MTTLLQSCLFLLVLSNFFLLGTRRVPGMTRLTALQGLLLAALLVSLEHALLAGAVLLIKGALLPGMLWRTQKRLPADALVCPARRVGLGVLAGMAGLVFSIWLDGKLVMPLGLFPPLLLPTGLATLFCGLILIVGRIKAITQVIGYLVAENGIFLLGVPLMTTGTVWFELALLLDVFVAVFVMGIAINHISDSFASIDVARFRSLRD, encoded by the coding sequence ATGACCACGCTCTTGCAATCCTGCCTTTTTTTGCTTGTGCTGAGCAATTTTTTTCTGCTGGGCACGCGCCGCGTACCCGGCATGACCAGGCTCACGGCCCTGCAGGGGCTGCTGCTGGCGGCCCTGCTGGTGAGTCTTGAGCATGCCCTGCTGGCAGGCGCGGTGTTGCTGATCAAGGGCGCTCTGCTGCCCGGCATGCTGTGGCGCACGCAAAAAAGGCTGCCCGCCGACGCTCTCGTCTGCCCCGCCCGCCGCGTGGGTCTGGGCGTGCTGGCCGGTATGGCCGGGCTGGTGTTTTCCATCTGGCTGGACGGCAAACTGGTCATGCCGCTGGGGCTGTTTCCGCCGTTGCTGCTGCCCACGGGGCTGGCCACGCTGTTTTGCGGGCTGATCCTCATTGTGGGCCGCATCAAGGCCATCACTCAGGTCATTGGCTATCTGGTGGCGGAAAACGGCATCTTTTTGCTGGGCGTGCCGCTGATGACTACTGGTACGGTGTGGTTTGAACTGGCCCTGCTGCTGGACGTTTTTGTGGCGGTGTTTGTCATGGGCATAGCCATCAACCACATCAGCGACTCTTTTGCTTCCATTGACGTGGCCCGGTTCCGCAGCCTCAGAGATTAG
- a CDS encoding respiratory chain complex I subunit 1 family protein, giving the protein MNANLAVYLTQFALALVLAPLLPGIINRVKAKYAGRHGKPVLQTYYDIAKLLRKGEVISRTSTWTFAAAPSIALAGTLCALALLPLGGAASPLAFAGDFVLAAYLLGMGRFAVMLGALDTGSAFEGMGASREATFSALAEPVFFLALMVLTSLCLGLGHSADTAFSLSTLFSGQTAGAWLTGRGELLLLPVIFFVLLLVENCRIPVDDPNTHLELTMIHEVMVLDHSGPNLAMILYGGALKLWFFAALIAGLLTPALPLWQQMGLRVGIVLLLAVVVGIVESVMARLRMERVPYLLGAAGAMGTLALILTQAR; this is encoded by the coding sequence ATGAACGCCAACCTTGCAGTGTATCTGACGCAGTTTGCCCTGGCGCTGGTCCTGGCACCGCTGCTGCCCGGCATCATCAACCGGGTCAAGGCCAAATACGCGGGCAGGCACGGCAAGCCCGTGCTGCAGACCTACTACGACATCGCCAAACTGCTGCGCAAGGGCGAGGTTATCAGCCGCACCTCCACCTGGACGTTTGCGGCCGCGCCTTCCATAGCCCTGGCGGGCACGCTGTGCGCCCTGGCCCTGTTGCCACTTGGCGGCGCGGCTTCGCCGCTGGCCTTTGCGGGCGACTTTGTGCTGGCGGCCTACCTGCTTGGCATGGGGCGCTTTGCCGTCATGCTTGGCGCGCTGGATACCGGCTCGGCCTTTGAAGGCATGGGCGCAAGCCGCGAGGCCACGTTCTCCGCCCTTGCGGAACCGGTGTTTTTTCTTGCGCTCATGGTGCTCACCAGCCTGTGCCTGGGGCTCGGGCACAGCGCGGATACGGCCTTCAGCCTTTCAACCCTGTTCAGCGGGCAGACCGCCGGGGCGTGGCTGACCGGCAGGGGCGAGCTGCTGTTGCTGCCCGTGATATTTTTTGTGCTGCTGCTGGTGGAAAACTGCCGCATCCCGGTGGACGACCCCAACACGCACCTTGAACTGACCATGATACATGAAGTCATGGTGCTTGACCACTCCGGCCCCAATCTGGCCATGATACTGTATGGCGGGGCCCTCAAACTCTGGTTTTTCGCGGCGCTGATTGCGGGCCTGCTTACGCCCGCCCTGCCCCTGTGGCAGCAGATGGGCTTGCGCGTGGGCATTGTGCTGCTGCTGGCAGTTGTTGTGGGCATTGTGGAATCGGTCATGGCGCGGCTGCGCATGGAGCGGGTTCCGTATCTGCTTGGCGCGGCGGGGGCCATGGGCACGCTGGCGCTTATTCTTACCCAGGCGAGGTAG
- a CDS encoding proton-conducting transporter membrane subunit — translation MFLFITAIGILAASAVLCALLAVRPPSKATGRTASVVGVLGAFAGCAAGLYAVASGPWDGHESLLLPLALPVGTCALGMDALSRLFLLPVFGLGLTCAAAGGIALRHEEPERHNLAAHWFFFHMLLIGLALVMTARDAVLFMLAWEIMSLAPFFLIDFNDGDSKVRDASWVYLVAAHLGAVALMAFFTLLWQITGDTSLEALQGGAALARAMEQTSAYSGPGLLTTLFVLAVLGFGAKAGLAPLHIWLPEAHPAAPSHISALLSGAMINAGFYGILRSVGMLAPAGATPEWWGWALLLLGLGTALMGILKATAQSNLKRLLAYSSVENMGLMVMGLGAGLIGQSCGNAWIAVLGFSGALLHMLNHSAFKGLLFLCAGEVLHATGTVRMQHLGGLQKRLPLLGAAFAVGAAAIACLPPFNGFAGELVLGLSLLDGPALSGVERQVGLLLALAGLACISGLAAALYAKAYGIAFLGEPRSEMAANVHPLSWRTLWPLALPAAACLAGGLAAPCFFDLAAGAAHSALPLPPHLQQAGLSGLARAHASLGAAAAIGGAGLALALVFLLVRKCLLKKRAVEAMPTWGCGFQAGSARIQYTDAGFSEPTAKIFAPAMGLKTQLHMDDGIFPKHGELSVTAPDRLRSGLFTPLFSAVESICNACKVIQHGKIHLYILYILATVVGLLVWGLRS, via the coding sequence ATGTTTTTGTTTATCACTGCCATCGGCATACTGGCGGCGTCTGCCGTACTGTGCGCTCTTCTGGCTGTGCGCCCGCCCTCAAAGGCCACCGGACGCACGGCCAGCGTGGTTGGTGTTCTGGGCGCCTTTGCGGGTTGCGCTGCGGGCCTGTACGCCGTCGCCTCCGGCCCCTGGGACGGGCACGAAAGCCTGCTGTTGCCGCTGGCGCTGCCCGTGGGGACGTGCGCACTGGGCATGGATGCCCTGAGCCGCCTGTTTCTGCTGCCCGTCTTTGGCCTGGGCCTGACCTGCGCCGCCGCCGGGGGCATTGCCCTGCGGCATGAAGAACCGGAGCGCCACAACCTTGCCGCGCACTGGTTCTTTTTTCATATGCTGCTCATCGGCCTTGCCCTGGTGATGACCGCCCGCGACGCCGTGCTGTTCATGCTGGCGTGGGAGATCATGTCGCTCGCGCCGTTCTTTCTCATTGATTTTAACGACGGCGACAGCAAGGTGCGCGACGCCTCGTGGGTCTACCTGGTGGCCGCCCACCTTGGCGCTGTGGCCCTGATGGCCTTTTTTACCCTGCTGTGGCAGATCACGGGCGACACCTCGCTTGAGGCCCTGCAGGGCGGCGCGGCGCTGGCCCGCGCCATGGAACAGACATCGGCATACTCTGGCCCCGGCCTGCTCACCACACTGTTTGTGCTGGCTGTGCTTGGTTTTGGGGCCAAAGCCGGACTGGCGCCCCTGCACATCTGGCTGCCCGAGGCGCACCCCGCCGCGCCCAGCCACATCTCTGCCCTGCTGTCGGGCGCGATGATCAACGCCGGTTTTTACGGAATACTCCGCAGCGTGGGCATGCTGGCCCCTGCGGGCGCAACGCCTGAATGGTGGGGTTGGGCCCTGCTGCTTCTGGGGCTTGGCACCGCCCTGATGGGCATTTTAAAAGCCACGGCCCAGAGCAACCTCAAGCGTCTGCTCGCCTATTCGAGCGTAGAAAACATGGGCCTGATGGTCATGGGTCTGGGCGCGGGGCTCATCGGTCAAAGCTGCGGCAACGCCTGGATTGCCGTGCTGGGATTTTCGGGCGCGCTTTTGCACATGCTCAACCACTCCGCATTCAAGGGACTGCTTTTTTTGTGCGCGGGCGAAGTGCTGCACGCCACGGGCACCGTGCGCATGCAGCATCTGGGCGGCCTGCAAAAACGCCTGCCCCTGCTGGGCGCGGCCTTTGCCGTAGGCGCTGCGGCCATAGCCTGCCTGCCGCCGTTTAACGGATTTGCGGGCGAGCTGGTGCTGGGGCTTTCGCTGCTGGACGGCCCCGCCCTGTCCGGCGTGGAGCGTCAGGTGGGGCTGCTGCTGGCGCTGGCGGGCCTTGCCTGCATCAGCGGCCTTGCGGCGGCCCTGTACGCCAAGGCATACGGCATCGCCTTTTTGGGCGAACCCCGTTCAGAAATGGCCGCCAATGTTCACCCCCTTTCGTGGCGCACGCTCTGGCCCCTGGCCCTGCCCGCCGCCGCCTGTCTGGCTGGCGGTCTGGCCGCGCCGTGTTTTTTTGATCTGGCCGCCGGGGCCGCGCACAGCGCGCTGCCCTTGCCCCCGCACCTGCAGCAGGCCGGGCTGAGCGGGCTGGCCAGGGCCCACGCAAGCCTTGGCGCGGCAGCCGCGATCGGCGGCGCGGGGCTTGCCCTGGCGCTGGTATTTCTGCTTGTCCGCAAATGCCTGCTCAAAAAACGCGCCGTCGAGGCCATGCCCACCTGGGGTTGCGGCTTTCAGGCAGGTTCCGCGCGTATCCAGTACACGGACGCCGGTTTTTCGGAACCCACGGCAAAGATATTTGCCCCGGCCATGGGTCTCAAAACCCAGCTGCATATGGATGACGGAATTTTTCCCAAGCACGGCGAGCTGAGCGTCACCGCGCCCGACCGCCTGCGCAGCGGCCTGTTTACCCCGCTGTTTTCGGCGGTGGAGAGCATCTGCAATGCCTGCAAGGTGATCCAGCACGGCAAAATCCACCTGTACATCCTTTATATTCTGGCCACCGTGGTGGGGCTGCTGGTGTGGGGGCTGCGCTCATGA
- a CDS encoding UDP-glucuronic acid decarboxylase family protein, with product MHLRKRILVTGGSGFLGSHLCERLLNEGHEVLCVDNFFSSARANVEALMDNRRFELIRHDVTFPLFVEVDEIYNLACPASPIHYQHDPVQTIKTCVHGAINMLGLAKRLGARIYQASTSEVYGDPDIHPQPESYWGHVNPNGIRSCYDEGKRCAEALFFAYWRQGDLPIKVGRIFNTYGPKMHPNDGRVVSNFIIQALKGQPITIYGDGSQTRSFCYVDDLVEGMIRFMASPIDFIGPMNMGNPGEFTIRELAEKVVEMTGSKSVITYEPLPGDDPKQRKPDITLAREKLGWEPKVALAEGLAKTIAYFDTQLKNGMA from the coding sequence ATGCATCTCCGCAAACGCATTCTGGTCACCGGCGGTTCCGGTTTTTTGGGTTCACACCTGTGCGAACGCCTGCTCAACGAAGGGCACGAAGTGCTCTGCGTGGACAATTTCTTTTCCAGCGCCCGCGCCAACGTGGAAGCGCTCATGGACAACCGCAGGTTTGAGCTGATCCGCCACGACGTGACCTTTCCCCTCTTTGTAGAGGTGGATGAAATCTACAATCTGGCCTGCCCGGCCTCGCCCATACATTACCAGCACGACCCGGTGCAGACCATCAAGACCTGCGTGCACGGCGCCATCAACATGCTGGGCCTGGCCAAAAGGCTCGGCGCGCGCATATATCAGGCTTCCACCAGCGAAGTGTACGGCGACCCCGACATTCATCCGCAGCCCGAGAGCTACTGGGGCCATGTGAACCCCAACGGCATCCGCTCCTGCTACGACGAAGGCAAACGCTGCGCCGAGGCGCTGTTTTTTGCCTACTGGCGTCAGGGCGACCTGCCCATCAAGGTGGGCCGCATCTTCAACACATACGGGCCCAAGATGCATCCCAACGATGGCCGCGTGGTGTCCAACTTTATCATTCAGGCGCTCAAGGGCCAGCCAATCACCATCTACGGCGACGGCTCGCAGACCCGCTCGTTCTGCTATGTGGACGATCTGGTGGAGGGCATGATCCGCTTCATGGCCTCGCCCATTGACTTTATCGGCCCCATGAACATGGGCAACCCCGGTGAATTCACCATCCGTGAGCTGGCCGAAAAAGTTGTGGAAATGACCGGCAGCAAATCGGTGATCACCTACGAACCGCTGCCCGGCGACGACCCCAAGCAGCGCAAGCCCGACATCACCCTGGCCCGCGAAAAGCTGGGCTGGGAACCAAAGGTCGCGCTTGCAGAAGGCCTGGCCAAAACCATCGCCTACTTTGACACGCAGCTGAAAAACGGCATGGCGTAG
- a CDS encoding TatD family hydrolase — protein sequence MSKKSVDRIDPLSLALPLAGVDSHAHLDGQEFDADRDAVLERAHAAGVAQVGNVFLGPDEYHAGRGLFEARPEVFFLMGIHPCDGQKCTQQRLEAMRAAFAADARLKAVGEIGLDFYWPDCPREIQYEALRTQLALARAVERPVVIHCREAEEETLMTLEAEGFAGYPLLWHCFGQGPDTARRILRNGWHISIPGPVTYKANDALREAVALIPADRLLLETDAPYLAPLPWRGKRNEPAFTVFTVRAMAEARGENAADLWRACGDNARRFFGLTAAV from the coding sequence ATGTCAAAAAAATCTGTGGACCGCATTGATCCTCTCTCCCTGGCTTTGCCCCTTGCAGGGGTGGACAGCCACGCCCATCTGGACGGGCAGGAATTTGATGCGGACAGAGACGCCGTGCTGGAGAGGGCCCATGCGGCGGGCGTGGCGCAGGTGGGCAACGTCTTTTTGGGGCCGGACGAATACCATGCGGGACGGGGGCTGTTTGAGGCCCGCCCCGAGGTGTTTTTTCTCATGGGTATACACCCCTGCGACGGGCAAAAGTGCACGCAGCAACGTCTGGAGGCCATGCGGGCCGCCTTTGCCGCCGATGCGCGGCTTAAGGCCGTGGGCGAAATCGGCCTCGATTTTTATTGGCCCGACTGCCCCAGAGAAATACAGTATGAGGCCCTGCGCACGCAGCTGGCGCTCGCCCGCGCTGTGGAGCGCCCGGTGGTCATCCACTGCCGCGAGGCCGAGGAGGAAACCCTCATGACCCTTGAGGCCGAGGGCTTTGCCGGGTACCCGCTGCTGTGGCACTGTTTTGGTCAGGGGCCGGATACCGCCCGCCGCATCCTGCGCAACGGCTGGCATATTTCCATTCCCGGCCCGGTTACCTACAAGGCCAACGACGCCCTGCGCGAGGCTGTAGCGCTGATACCCGCCGACCGCCTGCTGCTTGAAACAGACGCTCCCTACCTTGCGCCGCTGCCCTGGCGCGGCAAGCGCAACGAGCCAGCCTTTACCGTGTTTACCGTGCGGGCCATGGCCGAAGCGCGGGGAGAAAACGCCGCAGACCTCTGGCGCGCCTGCGGCGACAACGCCCGCCGGTTTTTCGGGCTGACAGCGGCTGTCTGA
- the gcvT gene encoding glycine cleavage system aminomethyltransferase GcvT — MSDLRTPLTAWHEAHGAKMAPFAGWLMPIQYEGIIVEHQHTRQHAGLFDICHMGEFLIAGPGADEALSKAVSHNLQTLAPGKCRYGFLLNEKGGVLDDGIIYRFGSDSFMAVVNAACAANDFAVLRSRLPESVKMTDISADTGKIDLQGPESLDVLEKLLGQNFHDLGYFGFRETTWQGSPLLVSRTGYTGELGYELYIASSETEAFWNALLADERVKPVGLGARDTLRLEAGLPLYGHDLDENHSPAEAGMGRMMTSTAEYVGREGAQKIASVLVPLRIDGRRAARHGDVVAAADGTEVGHVTSGSFAPSLGYVIAFAWVDAAHAGAENFVVRAARTELPAARVEAPFYTQGTARKKFA, encoded by the coding sequence ATGTCGGATCTGCGTACACCCCTCACGGCCTGGCACGAGGCGCACGGCGCAAAAATGGCCCCTTTTGCCGGGTGGCTCATGCCCATCCAGTATGAGGGCATCATTGTAGAACATCAGCACACCCGCCAGCATGCGGGGCTTTTTGACATCTGCCACATGGGCGAATTTCTTATCGCGGGTCCCGGCGCGGACGAAGCCCTGAGCAAGGCCGTCAGCCACAACCTGCAGACCCTCGCGCCCGGCAAGTGCCGCTACGGCTTTTTGCTTAACGAAAAGGGCGGCGTGCTGGACGACGGCATCATCTACCGCTTCGGCTCCGACTCCTTCATGGCCGTAGTCAACGCGGCCTGCGCCGCCAACGACTTTGCCGTGCTGCGCTCGCGCCTGCCCGAAAGCGTCAAGATGACCGACATCTCGGCCGATACGGGCAAGATTGACCTGCAAGGGCCGGAATCGCTGGATGTGCTTGAAAAACTGCTGGGCCAGAATTTTCACGATCTCGGCTACTTCGGCTTTCGCGAAACCACCTGGCAGGGCTCGCCCCTGCTTGTAAGCCGCACCGGCTACACCGGCGAGCTGGGTTACGAACTGTACATCGCCTCGTCTGAAACCGAGGCTTTCTGGAATGCCCTGCTGGCCGACGAACGCGTCAAGCCCGTGGGCCTGGGCGCGCGCGACACCCTGCGCCTTGAGGCCGGTCTGCCCCTGTACGGCCATGATCTGGACGAAAATCACAGCCCTGCCGAAGCCGGCATGGGACGCATGATGACCAGCACCGCCGAGTATGTGGGCCGCGAAGGCGCGCAGAAGATCGCCAGCGTGCTGGTGCCCCTGCGCATTGACGGCCGCCGCGCCGCCCGCCACGGCGACGTTGTGGCCGCCGCCGACGGCACGGAAGTAGGCCATGTTACCAGCGGTTCGTTTGCGCCCTCGCTGGGCTATGTCATTGCCTTTGCCTGGGTGGACGCCGCCCATGCCGGGGCGGAAAATTTTGTCGTACGCGCCGCCAGAACGGAGCTGCCCGCCGCGCGGGTTGAAGCGCCGTTTTATACCCAGGGCACTGCGCGCAAAAAGTTTGCCTGA
- the gcvH gene encoding glycine cleavage system protein GcvH → MATNPADILYSTSHEWARIEGDEAVIGITSFAQESLGDITYVELPAVGDQLSEDKEFGSVESVKAASDLISPVAGEVVAVNEALENTPELCNSDPFGEGWIVRVKLTHKPGGLMDAAAYEAHCATEKH, encoded by the coding sequence ATGGCTACCAATCCTGCCGATATTCTGTACAGCACCAGTCACGAATGGGCCCGCATTGAAGGCGATGAAGCCGTCATCGGCATCACCAGCTTTGCCCAGGAATCCCTTGGCGACATCACCTATGTGGAACTGCCCGCCGTGGGCGACCAGCTTTCTGAAGACAAGGAATTTGGCTCGGTGGAATCGGTCAAGGCGGCCAGCGATCTGATCTCGCCCGTGGCTGGCGAGGTGGTGGCCGTGAACGAAGCCCTGGAAAACACCCCCGAGCTCTGCAACAGCGATCCCTTTGGCGAGGGCTGGATTGTGCGCGTCAAACTGACCCACAAGCCCGGCGGCCTTATGGATGCGGCGGCTTACGAGGCGCATTGCGCCACCGAAAAACACTAG
- the gcvPA gene encoding aminomethyl-transferring glycine dehydrogenase subunit GcvPA, with protein sequence MPYIPHTPEELHEMLSVVGVRCLDELFSDIPSSMRPKSFDLPKGQGEAAVCGHFEELAAKNCPGHVSFLGAGFYNHDIPKAVDALSGRSEFYTAYTPYQAECSQGTLQAIFEFQTAVSRLMEMDCGNASVYDGGTAIFEAAMMAARSARRRLLVVDEAVNPIWRAMLASYTSSLDLEIRTVPQHNGCSDMDALMAAVDNTCAAVIVQNPNFFGAVADYTALFAKARSVKAFGVISVYPVMQSVLKTPGEMGADVAVAEGQSLGMNLSFGGPYLGLMTCRKEHIRQFPGRIVGRTTDVDGKTGYVLTLQAREQHIRRAKATSNICSNQALCALRSLIHMSLLGPEGLTRVAENNMALARYAVERLTALKGVELLNSAPYGSEVALRLPVNAAGVVKAMTPKGVVPGYPLGRHYPGMENVLLLSCTEANSRSQIDKLAEIMGGLL encoded by the coding sequence ATGCCATACATTCCTCATACGCCGGAAGAGTTGCATGAAATGCTCTCCGTGGTTGGCGTGCGTTGTCTGGATGAGCTTTTTTCCGACATTCCATCCAGCATGCGCCCCAAAAGCTTTGATCTGCCCAAGGGGCAGGGCGAGGCCGCCGTCTGCGGGCATTTTGAAGAACTGGCAGCCAAAAACTGCCCCGGACACGTGTCTTTTTTGGGCGCGGGGTTTTACAACCACGACATACCCAAGGCTGTGGACGCCCTCTCTGGCCGCAGCGAATTTTATACCGCCTACACCCCCTATCAGGCCGAGTGCTCGCAGGGCACGCTGCAGGCCATCTTTGAGTTTCAGACGGCCGTCAGCCGCCTGATGGAGATGGATTGCGGCAACGCCTCCGTCTATGACGGCGGCACGGCGATTTTTGAAGCCGCCATGATGGCCGCGCGCTCGGCGCGGCGGCGTCTGCTAGTGGTGGACGAGGCCGTCAACCCCATCTGGCGCGCCATGCTCGCCTCGTACACCTCGAGCCTTGACCTCGAAATAAGGACAGTACCCCAGCACAACGGCTGCAGCGACATGGACGCCCTCATGGCCGCCGTCGACAACACCTGCGCCGCCGTTATTGTGCAGAATCCCAACTTTTTCGGCGCGGTGGCCGACTACACGGCCCTTTTTGCCAAGGCCCGCTCGGTCAAGGCCTTTGGCGTCATATCCGTGTATCCGGTCATGCAGTCTGTGCTCAAAACTCCCGGCGAAATGGGCGCTGACGTTGCCGTGGCGGAAGGCCAGAGCCTGGGCATGAACCTCTCGTTCGGCGGCCCCTACCTCGGCCTCATGACCTGCCGCAAGGAGCACATCCGCCAGTTCCCCGGCCGCATTGTGGGCCGCACCACCGATGTGGACGGCAAAACCGGCTATGTGCTCACCCTTCAGGCCCGCGAGCAGCACATCCGCCGCGCCAAGGCAACCTCAAACATCTGCTCCAACCAGGCCCTCTGCGCCCTGCGCTCGCTCATCCACATGAGCCTGCTGGGCCCCGAAGGCCTCACCCGCGTGGCGGAAAACAACATGGCCCTTGCCCGCTACGCCGTTGAGCGTCTTACCGCCCTCAAGGGGGTGGAGCTGCTCAACAGCGCCCCCTACGGGTCGGAAGTAGCCCTGCGCCTGCCCGTAAACGCTGCTGGCGTGGTCAAGGCCATGACGCCCAAGGGCGTTGTGCCCGGCTATCCGCTTGGTCGGCATTATCCCGGCATGGAAAACGTGCTGCTGCTCTCGTGCACCGAGGCCAACAGCCGCAGTCAGATAGACAAGCTGGCCGAAATCATGGGAGGTCTGCTGTGA